From Kaistella polysaccharea:
TATATCCCATCAGTTGACCGAAAACGTATTCTGGTATTGGTGCTCCTTCCTCGGATCCAATTCCGACAGTAATTACTGAAATTCCTTCTTTTTTAGCCAATTTAACCGCAGATTTCTCATTGCCTTCATTATCTTCTCCATCGCTCAAAAGAATTACTTTTCGGGCACCTGGCGGAATATTTTTAAATTTCTCTACTACCGTTTGCATTCCTTTTAAAAAGTCGGTTCCCTGCGTTTTCACAATACTGGTTTCCACACCTCCGAGGTAAGTTTCAACCGCCGTAAAATCTGTAGTTAAAGGCATGATTGAGGTTGCATCGCCTGCGAAAACAACAATGCCGACTTTATCGTTGGTCATTTTACTCATGGTGTTGATGATGATATTTTTCGCTTCGTCTAAACGGTTTGGCGCAATATCCTGCGCATTCATAGAATTAGAAACATCCAGCATGAAAATAACATTATTCATTTTCTGCTTGCTTTTCACTTCTTCGGAACCGCTGAGAATATCAACAATCGAGAGAATCAGAAAGAGCGTACCCAACAAATACAAGATAGGTAAAAACTTCGAAAATGATGATTTTTTGGTAAATAAATCGTCTTGAAATCTTATTTCTGCGAAGATTGATTTTCTGCTATTTTTCCATTTTACATATTGAAACATTATCATTCCGAGCAACGGCAAAAGCAGTAGCAAAAGTAAATACCAGTTATTTCCTAAAGACCAATTCATTTTTTTTATTTTAAGAATTATTGCAATTCCTAAAGTTTTTTCCCATTTATTTCAATTAAAATCTAAATCTCATTTCTGCGGGAAACAAAATTTCTTTTATTTTAGCCCCGATTGCAGCGGCATCCCCCGCACCCGATTTTTCGGGAAGGGGATAAAGCGGAAAGCGGGACGGCCTTCCGAAGAAGTCAAGATGATATTGCTCCTAAAATTGATCATTTTTTTTAACTTAAAAATTTGTAAAAAACCCATCGCATCAGGGCGTCTAATAGTAACGTTACCAAAGCAATCCAGAGGAAAACCCGGAAATATTCCTGATAATTATAGAGTTTCGTCATCTTCAAATCAGATTTTTCAAGCTGATTAATTTCATTGTACACTTCTTCTAAGCTTTCATTGGAAGTCGCTCGGAAGTATTTTCCGCCTGTTGTTTGTGCAATTTCCCGCAAAACGGGTTCATCGATTTTCACTTCAGCTTCTGTAAAAACAAGATCGCCAAAGGGATCAGTTCCAGTCGGCATTAGAGCGTAACCGTTGGTCCCAATTCCTATGGAATACACTTTTATATCATTGCTTCTCGCCAGCTCCGACCCAACTTGCGTTGGCATCGCATTTTCGATGGTATTTACGCCATCTGTCATTAAAATGATAATTTTCGATTTTGCTTTGCTGTTTTTTAAATGCGTTACTGCTACAGAAAGTCCTTCGCCAATCGCAGTTCCTGGTTGAAGTTCGAGCGGATTGAGTTGATCTAATTCCTCCAAAACCACTGCGTGATCGGAAGTTACGGGAACTTTCGTAAAAGCTTCGCCGGAATAAATAACCAAGCCAATTCCGTCGCCGGGGCGTTGATTAACAAACTTTTTAGCAATTGTTTTCAGCGCAGTTAGGCGGTCAGGTTCTAAATCTTTGGCAAGCATACTTAAAGAAACATCGACGGATAACATAATATCGATTCCCTGATTTTCGTCTTGATTTTGGGAAATCGTGAAGGAGCGTGGGCGCGCCATGGCAATAATAAGCGCTGAAAGAATAATGTATTTTGAAATTATAAGAAGAAATAAAACAAAAACGATCCCTTTGTTTTCCTGCATGTTTTGCGTGGATGGAACGGTAATTCCTGTTGGCGCTTTTTTGCGCCAATCTTTGATGAAGAGTGGGATAAAAACTGCAAAAAGCAGCAAAAACCACGGACTGTAAAATTCAAAATTTAAAAAATCAAAAGTCATATTCTTCTTTTTACACGCCGTTTCTTAAATTCTCGGCTTCCAAATCTTTGGAAGATGTTTTTACAAAACTTTTTAAACGGTCAAAATCCTGTGTCATATTTTGCTGGTCAGGGAAAATTTTTGCAAATTTCACCAAATCACCGCGGGAGAAAATATCTTCTATTATTTTTTCATTTTCAGGAGATATTGCATTGTTTATTTTAAGTACATCGATTAAATCATCGGTTAAAAGTACATCTGCGGGAATTTGATATTGTTTGGTGATAAAGTTTCTTGAAATATCCAGAAGTTCTACATAAAAAAGTCTGTAGTTGCCGGTTTCTATATAATTTTTTTTCTTCAGTTGTTCAAGTTGTTTCAAAGTTTGATTGGTCATGACCACCGGCGATGATTTTTTACGTTTCGCATACTTTATCAATTGATAAATTACGAATAATAACGCGATCAGAATCAGCGCTCCCAGAATATACCATTTATACAATTGCCAGTAGTCGCGAACATCTAGAGTAACTTCTTTGTTTTTCATGATGTCGTTAATAACATCGCCTTTCTGCGCGGTGTTAATCACTTCGATATCATAAGGAATGGTGTGGTAAAGCTTTCCACCAATTTTAAAATCAAGTGCGGGAATTGTAAATTTACCTTCTTCAAAAACTGCAAATTCTATGATTCTTTCGTAAGAATCAACTTTCTTATCAATACTGTCATTGATTTCCTCAAAATGGAAAGGCAGAAGTTCATTTTGTGCTGCGGCCTGCACATCTTTTGCTTGCAGATTAGTAATTTGTATGCGCAAAGTGCCTGGTTCGCCCAAAGCCAAAGTTTCTTTGTCAAGCTTTGAACTGAGGGTTTGTGAAAAGGCAAATACGCTGCTCAGTAAAAACAGGATGATTTGTAATTTTTTCAAAATCTATCTTTTTCTAAAATATTTGTACAGTGATTGTGCATAATCATCTCCTGTATTAATATTTATTAAACCAGCCGAAGAACTTTCGAAATCTTCGGTCAATTGTTTTAATTTTTGTTTTTTATTTTCGGCAAATTCGTAGCGCCATCTCGCACTGGCAGTATTTGCCCAAATTTGTTTCCCCGTTTCAGCATCTTTAAAAAGAGCATAACCAACATCGGGAATTTCATTGTCTTTTGAATCGAAAACCCGTAATCCCAACATTTGATGTTTTCTGGAAGCGACGCGCAACATTTTTAAATCATATTCATCTTCAAAATCGGAAAATAAAAAGATAAGTGATTTTCTCTTGAAAATAGTCATCATGTAGGTAAGCGCAGTTTCAATTTTAGCCACGGCTGGAACATAATCCACGGTGAGTAGCGTACTTATAATTGCTAAAATATGTTTTCGTCCTTTCTGGGGTGGAATTACTTTATACACCTTATCTGCGAACAAAATCAATCCAACTTTATCATTGTTTCCTGCTGCTGAAAAACCCAGACTAGCAGCGATTTCAGCGACGAATTCTCTTTTCAGCTGCGTTTGAGTTCCGTAATCCATCGATGCAGAAATATCAACCAAAAGCATCATTGTTAATTCCCGTTCTTCTTCCATTACTTTTACAAATGGTTCCCGGAAACGCGCGGTTTTATTCCAGTCGATTCTGCGGATTTCATCGCCAAACTGGTAAGGACGAACTTCTGAGAAAGTCATTCCCTGACCTTTGAACGCGCTGTGATATTGACCCATCAAAGTTGCTTCGGACTTTTTCTTAGTCCGAATTTCAATCTGTTTTACTTTTTTGATGATGTCTTTGATCTGCATTACCAGAATTTAATAGTTTAAGGCGCCTGAATTTTACCCAGTATTTTTTCAATAATATCATCAGAGGTTATTTCTTCAGCTTCCGCTTCGAAACTTAAACCGATACGATGACGCAAAACATCTTTTGCAATTTCTTTTACATCTTCAGGGATTACGAAAGCTCGGTTTTTCAAAAATGCCATTGCTCTCGCTGCAATTGATAAGTTGATCGAAGCACGAGGCGACGCCCCAAAACTGATGTAATTTTTTAATTCTGATAAACCATATTTATCTGGAAAACGCGTTGCGAAAACCATATCAAGAATATATTTTTCTATTTTTTCATCCAGGTAAATTTGGTTGATAAGTTTTTTCGCTTCGGTTATATTTTCTAAAGAAATGACAGGTTTTATTTCAGGTTGATGGGAACTTGCCACCATTTTCATGATTTGTCTTTCTGCTTCAAAATCAGGGTAGGTGATGGTACATTTCAGCATGAACCGGTCACTTTGTGCTTCCGGAAGCATATAAGTTCCTTCCTGATCAATCGGGTTTTGGGTGGCTAATACGAGAAAGGGTTTTGGCAGATTCATTGTTTCATCGCCAATCGTTACCTGTTTTTCCTGCATCGCTTCTAACAGCGCAGACTGTACTTTTGAAGGTGCCCGGTTGATCTCATCAGCCAGAACAAAATTAGCGAAAATAGGTCCTCTTTTTATAGAGAAATCATTGTCTTTAATGCTGTAAATCTGTGTTCCGACGACATCAGCGGGTAATAAATCAGGTGTGAATTGTATTCTGGAAAAATGACCTTGCACCGCGTCGGCTAAAGTTTTAATTGCCAAGGTTTTTGCCAAGCCCGGAACTCCTTCCAGCAAGACGTGACCATTTCCCAGTAAACCTATTAATAAACGGTCTACCATATATTCCTGTCCGATAATTGCTTTGTTGATTTCTTGTCTTAAAAGGGAAAAAAAGTAATTCTGTTCTCTTACTTTTTCTGTTAGTTGTCTTATATCTTCTGCTTGATTGATTTCTGACATAGGTTTGTAGAATTTTAAAGTGTAAATTTCCAATAAATACGCACACCAATCAACACAATTAATGCCAATGCAAAGTTAAAGTTTGTTAATGTTCCCTGATAATGAGTACTTCGATGAGTTGGCCAAAAAAAAATCATCAATATTTTTAAAGATTTACAAAAAGGTTTTCATTAAAAAATTTAAGATTTTTCCATTAAAAGTTGAGGAGGTGAAATATGATAAATAATTGAAAAGCTTGTCATTTTCAGTTAATTACTCTAATTTTGAGAACCTAAAACAACTGCACAAATGAATTACCACTTTCAGGCACACCGGCAAGTTCGTTTGAATCTGCTGGAGATTTTACGGGAAACCTCGCAACGTGACCTCGTTTTAATTCCTGATGGCTTTAATAATAATATGTACTGGAATATTGCACACGTTGTTGCGACGCAACAGCTGCTCTGCTATTACCTGAGTGGAAACCCTTTCCGCATTGATAAATATTGGATTGAAACTTATAAAAAAGGAACATTACCCAACCTTAATGTTCAACAGTCTGAAGTCGATGATTTGGCATATCTATTAACTGAAACCTCTAAAATTTTAATTAAGGATTACGATGCTGATTTCTTTTCAGATTATACGCCGTACACCACAAGTTTTGGATTGGATTTGAAAAACATTCAGGATGCCATCATCTTTAATAATATGCACGAAACCCAGCATTTAGGATATGTAATGGCGCAAAAAAGGGCGATTTTGGGAGAGCAGTTTTAGAATTGTAAATTTGCCGAAAATTAGGGACAAATAAATGTGGCCCTTCCACCAACAATTAAATTAATGAAAGAAGATTTTATATTTGGGTTAAGACCTGTAATAGAAGCCCTGGAAGCAGGGAAAACAGTAGATAAGGTATTTCTGCAAAATGCTTTGCAAGGACCGATTTATGCAGAACTGAAAGCGTTATTGAGTGAGCATAAAATTCGTCCTAATTTTGTGCCGATTGAAAAATTAAATCGCTTTACCCGAAAGAATCATCAAGGTGTGGTTGCCTTCATATCGGATGTTCCTTTTCATAAAATAGAGAATGTGTTACCTGAAATTTTTGAAACAGGTAGAACACCCTTTCTCTTAATTTTAGATCGCTTAACTGATGTTAGGAATTTTGGTGCAATTTGCCGAACCGCAGAATGTGTGGGTGTAGATGCTGTCATAATTCCAGAAAAAGGTGGTGCGCCGTTAAACTCTGATGCGATCAAAACTTCTGCAGGAGCCATTTATAATCTTAAAATTTGTAAGGAAAAAAATCTTGCACATGCAGTAGATTTTCTTCAGCAATCTGGCGTTCAGGTTTTTTCTGCGACAGAAAAAGCACAGAAATTGGTTTATGATTTAGATTATACACAACCTTGCGCAATCGTTATGGGTAATGAAGAAACTGGAATTTCAAAAGATGTTCTTCATCATTCAGATGAAAAAATAAAACTACCGATTGCGGGAAAAACACAGTCACTGAATGTCTCAGTTGCTTGTGGTGCTATTCTGTACGAAGCGATGCGACAAAGAATGATTCCTGTAATTTAGAAATAACCCGCTTTATTTTTTTAGGTCTTAAATTTGTAGACAGCTCTATTTCAAAAGAATTTTTATCTTTAATTAAAATATGAAGCGGTATGCAGAAAAGTACCATTGTAAAAAGCGATGTTCGCAGTCACATTAGAAATTTAATTGTTCAGAAAATTGAAAAGCTAGAACGCTTTATGGAGTTTACTTTAGAGGCAAGCCGCGAGGTTAAAAAAACGCCAAAATATGATTCTATAAGAGAAGAAATACAGGAGGAAATTTACCATCTTCAAAAACAGATGGTGGCGCTAAAACTTCTGCTCCGAAATTTGGGAAAAGTTTTAAATAGTCCTACGGAAAGAGTACAGGTTGGTTCAATTGTTTTCACCAATAAAGCACGGTTTTATATTTCAGTTTCATTAGGCGAATTCTTTTTTGAAGGCGATCGTTTTTATGCTATTTCTGAAGAAAGTCCCATGGCAAAAACCATGTTTGGTAAAAAGCCAGGTGATGAATTTATTCTCAATAATATCAGCCAAGTTATTGAACAGATTTGGTAAAGTATTTATTTTAAAATTTTAAATGAAAGATTCGCAGGTTTTAAGAACCATTATTGAAAGTAGGAAAAGTACTTTTCCGAAATCCTATAATCAAGGTCCGATTGATAAAGATGTTCTAGAAGAAATCCTAACTTCCGCGAAGTTTGCGCCCAATCATAAACGAACAAAGCCGTGGCGTTTTAGAGTTTTTGAAGGGAAAGAAAAAGCTGAACTTGGGGAAAAATTAGCAGAGATTTATAAGGAAATTACGCCCGCCTCCAATTTTTTAGAAAAAAAGTATCTGGATATTACGCATAAAATTGAGCTTGCCAGTGCGGTTGTAACGCTGAACGTAAACTTCAGCATACTGGTACCGGAATGGGAAGAGGTCGCCGCTGCAGCAATGGGAGTGCAGAATATGTACTTGACCGCAACTGCTCTGGATATCGGATGTTACTGGAGTACACCAAATATGATTCACCATCTCGCCGACTATCTTGGTCTGGAAGAAAATCAAAAATGTTTGGGACTTTTTTACTTAGGGAATATTCAACACAATTAGCTGAAGGTCAGTGGTACAGTTTAAAATTATTAAAAATGTAAAGAGCTTCTAGTTACAGAAGCTCTTTACATTTTTTAACGAAACCTAATTATTTAGAAGGATTGCAGCTTCTTTTGCAGCGTACGTAAATATCATATCTGCGCCCGCGCGTTTGATGCACGTTAAGCTTTCGATAATTGCTTTATCATTATCTAACCAACCGTTTTGTGCGGCGGCTTTTAGCATGGCGTATTCGCCGCTCACATTGTAAACCGCAATTGGTAAATCAATCATATCTCGCACTTTCGAAACGATATCCAAATAGGGCATTCCGGGTTTTATCATGATAATGTCTGCTCCTTCAGCAACATCTTTTAAAACTTCATCCAAAGCTTCGCGGGAATTGTGAAAATCCATTTGATAGGTTTTTTTATCTTTCGGAATTTCAGCATCGTCTTTCGGCGCGGAATCCAGAGCAGTTCGGAAAGGTCCGTAAAATGAACTTGCGTACTTTGCAGCATAGCTTAGAATTCCTACATCGGTGAATCCATTTTCCTCTAATCCTTTACGGATTGCGCCGACACGGCCGTCCATCATGTCGCTTGGTGCCATAATATCTGCTCCCGCTTCTGCAAGAGAGATTGACATTTTTACCAATGCATCATTGGTCGCATCATTATCTATTTTTCCTTTTGTGATAATACCGTCGTGTCCGTACATGGAGTAAGGATCTAAGGCGATATCTGGCATAATTACCATCTCTGGAACGGCATCTTTTATGGCTTTAATGGTATTTTGCATTAATCCGTTCTGATTCCAGGATTCTTTGCCGGTATTATCCTTCAAATTTTCCGAAACCTTCATGTATAAATTAACTCCCTTTACTCCTAAAGAAAATAATTCTTCGCATTCTTTTACAGTGAGATCAATCGACCGCCTGAAAATCCCGGGCATTGCCGAAATTGCTTCTTTATTCTGCGATCCTTCCATTACAAAAATGGGCATCACCAAGTCGTTGGTTGTAAGTACAGTTTCCTGAACAAGAGCTCTTAAAGCAGGTGTTGTTCGTAGGCGTCTATTTCTTGAGTAGATAATCATGTTGTTGGAATAATATTTGATTTATCGAGTGCAAATTTAACTATACTTTAATGAAAAACTATTGAATTATAACTTGAATTTCATACTTTTGTATAATAAATAGATCAAAAAAAAATTTATAAGTGAAAAAATTTTTATCTTTTATAATGTTTATAGGCTTTTTAACAGTGGGTACAAATACAGTTTGTGCGCAATCTGCTGAACGAAGCTTTGCAACTCATCAGAAAATCGATGAAGGGATGTTGGTTGTTTATCCAAATCCTGCCCGCGATTTTATGATGCTTAAATCTAAAGATTCATCTTTAAGAATAAAATCAGTAACCTTTTATTCTATTTTAGGAATGCAGGTTGCCGAATTTCAAATTAATAAGACTTCCGAGGAGATTAGACTGGACCGTTTGCGACCTGGAAAGTATCTCATGAGATATGTACTGAGTGATAATACACAGAAAGTAATGCAAATCGTGAAACAATAAAATTAAATCCTTGGAAAATATTTCAAGGATTTTTTTTTCTTTTCAGTTTAGTTATTTAGAATTAATATAGATTGTAAAAAATTCGTATTTTTGTAAGTATGGAAGCAAGAGAAAAAATAGTAATTGTGGGCGGTGGTTTTGCGGGACTACAATTGGCAAAAGCTCTTAATAATAAGAGAAAAAAAGTGATGGTCATCGATAAGGTAAACCATCACATGTTTCAGCCTCTTTTCTATCAGGTTGCGTGCGGACGAATTGAACCCAGCAACATCTCCTTTCCTTTCCGGAAAATATTTCAACGCTCACACAACATACAGTTCCGACTTACCGATGTGCAGAAAATCCTTCCCGAACAGAATAAAATCATTACCACTGAATCTGAATTTACCTATGATAAATTGGTGATTGCAACAGGTTGTAAAACAAATTTTTTCGGAAATGAAAAAATGGAAAGTTTAACTTACGGGATGAAAACCACACAAGAAGCAATTTCAATTCGTAATAATGTGCTTCTTACTTTTGAAAAATTAATTAGTGAACGCCGGCGAACCGACGATGGAAACTGGAATATTGTTATTGTAGGAAGCGGACCAACCGGAGTTGAACTCGCTGGAGCATTTGCAGAAATGAAAAAAGATATTCTGCCGCGCGATTATCCGCATATGAATTTCAATGATTTAAAAATTATTCTGATCAGTTCTACCGAAACTCCTTTACAAACAATGAGTGAAGAAGCACAGGCAAAATCTGATCAATATCTTCACGAGTTGGGAGTAGAGTTTTTGAGAGGGGAAATGGTAACGGATTATAACGGTGACATTGTCTCGATGCAGAGTGGAAAGACTATTCCAACGAACAATGTGATCTGGGCTGCTGGAGTTACCGGAAATATTATTGACGGATTGAATCCTAAAAATATTATCAGAAACCGTTTTGTGACAGACCGTTATAACCGTGTAAAGGGATACGAAAATATTTTTGCGATTGGCGATATTGCCCACATGGAAACTCCAAATTATCCGACGGGGCATCCGCAGGTTGCGAATGTTGCTATTAATCAGGGTAAAAATTTAGGAAGTAATATTCTTAAGAAATTATTAAAAGATTGGAAAGAATATGAATACGTGGATCGTGGCAGTATGGCGACCATCGGTAAACATCGTGCAGTGGTAGATCTTCCAAATCTTAAATTTCAGGGTTTAATTGCCTGGTATTTCTGGATGTTTTTACATTTAATGCTCATTCTGAGTGTGCGAAATAAAATAGCAATTTTCTTCAACTGGATGTGGAGTTACATTAATAAAGATTCCTCGCTACGTTTGATTATTATTCCTACTAAAAAGAACAATACCGAGCAATGAGAATAGATATTGTAAGTGTATTGCCGGAGCTGATGCAGAGTCCGTTCGAAACTTCTATACTTAAAAGAGCAGTTGATAAAGGTTTGGTTGAAATTCATTTCCATCATATACGAGAATGGGGGATTGGAAAACACCGACAGATCGACGATGAGCCATATGGTGGCGGTGCTGGAATGGTCATGTTAATTGAACCTTTGGATAAATGTTTGTCTGAATTGAAATCGCAACGCATTTACGATGAAGTTATTTATTTAACGCCGGACGGGGATACGCTTACACAACGAATTTCGAATACTTTATCCATTCAAAAAAATCTTATCTTTCTTTGTGGACATTATAAAGGAATTG
This genomic window contains:
- a CDS encoding vWA domain-containing protein, producing MNWSLGNNWYLLLLLLLPLLGMIMFQYVKWKNSRKSIFAEIRFQDDLFTKKSSFSKFLPILYLLGTLFLILSIVDILSGSEEVKSKQKMNNVIFMLDVSNSMNAQDIAPNRLDEAKNIIINTMSKMTNDKVGIVVFAGDATSIMPLTTDFTAVETYLGGVETSIVKTQGTDFLKGMQTVVEKFKNIPPGARKVILLSDGEDNEGNEKSAVKLAKKEGISVITVGIGSEEGAPIPEYVFGQLMGYKTDSNGQTVISKRQTLALKNIANETGGSYVDGNNLESSTSQIIDGLKMAASSSESVVKSNNAIHYYQYFLAISIFFFLLIFLLNPRREFNM
- a CDS encoding vWA domain-containing protein, whose translation is MTFDFLNFEFYSPWFLLLFAVFIPLFIKDWRKKAPTGITVPSTQNMQENKGIVFVLFLLIISKYIILSALIIAMARPRSFTISQNQDENQGIDIMLSVDVSLSMLAKDLEPDRLTALKTIAKKFVNQRPGDGIGLVIYSGEAFTKVPVTSDHAVVLEELDQLNPLELQPGTAIGEGLSVAVTHLKNSKAKSKIIILMTDGVNTIENAMPTQVGSELARSNDIKVYSIGIGTNGYALMPTGTDPFGDLVFTEAEVKIDEPVLREIAQTTGGKYFRATSNESLEEVYNEINQLEKSDLKMTKLYNYQEYFRVFLWIALVTLLLDALMRWVFYKFLS
- a CDS encoding BatD family protein, producing MLKKLQIILFLLSSVFAFSQTLSSKLDKETLALGEPGTLRIQITNLQAKDVQAAAQNELLPFHFEEINDSIDKKVDSYERIIEFAVFEEGKFTIPALDFKIGGKLYHTIPYDIEVINTAQKGDVINDIMKNKEVTLDVRDYWQLYKWYILGALILIALLFVIYQLIKYAKRKKSSPVVMTNQTLKQLEQLKKKNYIETGNYRLFYVELLDISRNFITKQYQIPADVLLTDDLIDVLKINNAISPENEKIIEDIFSRGDLVKFAKIFPDQQNMTQDFDRLKSFVKTSSKDLEAENLRNGV
- a CDS encoding DUF58 domain-containing protein is translated as MQIKDIIKKVKQIEIRTKKKSEATLMGQYHSAFKGQGMTFSEVRPYQFGDEIRRIDWNKTARFREPFVKVMEEERELTMMLLVDISASMDYGTQTQLKREFVAEIAASLGFSAAGNNDKVGLILFADKVYKVIPPQKGRKHILAIISTLLTVDYVPAVAKIETALTYMMTIFKRKSLIFLFSDFEDEYDLKMLRVASRKHQMLGLRVFDSKDNEIPDVGYALFKDAETGKQIWANTASARWRYEFAENKKQKLKQLTEDFESSSAGLININTGDDYAQSLYKYFRKR
- a CDS encoding AAA family ATPase, encoding MSEINQAEDIRQLTEKVREQNYFFSLLRQEINKAIIGQEYMVDRLLIGLLGNGHVLLEGVPGLAKTLAIKTLADAVQGHFSRIQFTPDLLPADVVGTQIYSIKDNDFSIKRGPIFANFVLADEINRAPSKVQSALLEAMQEKQVTIGDETMNLPKPFLVLATQNPIDQEGTYMLPEAQSDRFMLKCTITYPDFEAERQIMKMVASSHQPEIKPVISLENITEAKKLINQIYLDEKIEKYILDMVFATRFPDKYGLSELKNYISFGASPRASINLSIAARAMAFLKNRAFVIPEDVKEIAKDVLRHRIGLSFEAEAEEITSDDIIEKILGKIQAP
- a CDS encoding DinB family protein, with product MNYHFQAHRQVRLNLLEILRETSQRDLVLIPDGFNNNMYWNIAHVVATQQLLCYYLSGNPFRIDKYWIETYKKGTLPNLNVQQSEVDDLAYLLTETSKILIKDYDADFFSDYTPYTTSFGLDLKNIQDAIIFNNMHETQHLGYVMAQKRAILGEQF
- the rlmB gene encoding 23S rRNA (guanosine(2251)-2'-O)-methyltransferase RlmB, coding for MKEDFIFGLRPVIEALEAGKTVDKVFLQNALQGPIYAELKALLSEHKIRPNFVPIEKLNRFTRKNHQGVVAFISDVPFHKIENVLPEIFETGRTPFLLILDRLTDVRNFGAICRTAECVGVDAVIIPEKGGAPLNSDAIKTSAGAIYNLKICKEKNLAHAVDFLQQSGVQVFSATEKAQKLVYDLDYTQPCAIVMGNEETGISKDVLHHSDEKIKLPIAGKTQSLNVSVACGAILYEAMRQRMIPVI
- a CDS encoding nitroreductase family protein → MKDSQVLRTIIESRKSTFPKSYNQGPIDKDVLEEILTSAKFAPNHKRTKPWRFRVFEGKEKAELGEKLAEIYKEITPASNFLEKKYLDITHKIELASAVVTLNVNFSILVPEWEEVAAAAMGVQNMYLTATALDIGCYWSTPNMIHHLADYLGLEENQKCLGLFYLGNIQHN
- the hemB gene encoding porphobilinogen synthase — encoded protein: MIIYSRNRRLRTTPALRALVQETVLTTNDLVMPIFVMEGSQNKEAISAMPGIFRRSIDLTVKECEELFSLGVKGVNLYMKVSENLKDNTGKESWNQNGLMQNTIKAIKDAVPEMVIMPDIALDPYSMYGHDGIITKGKIDNDATNDALVKMSISLAEAGADIMAPSDMMDGRVGAIRKGLEENGFTDVGILSYAAKYASSFYGPFRTALDSAPKDDAEIPKDKKTYQMDFHNSREALDEVLKDVAEGADIIMIKPGMPYLDIVSKVRDMIDLPIAVYNVSGEYAMLKAAAQNGWLDNDKAIIESLTCIKRAGADMIFTYAAKEAAILLNN
- a CDS encoding T9SS type A sorting domain-containing protein, which gives rise to MKKFLSFIMFIGFLTVGTNTVCAQSAERSFATHQKIDEGMLVVYPNPARDFMMLKSKDSSLRIKSVTFYSILGMQVAEFQINKTSEEIRLDRLRPGKYLMRYVLSDNTQKVMQIVKQ
- a CDS encoding NAD(P)/FAD-dependent oxidoreductase, with protein sequence MEAREKIVIVGGGFAGLQLAKALNNKRKKVMVIDKVNHHMFQPLFYQVACGRIEPSNISFPFRKIFQRSHNIQFRLTDVQKILPEQNKIITTESEFTYDKLVIATGCKTNFFGNEKMESLTYGMKTTQEAISIRNNVLLTFEKLISERRRTDDGNWNIVIVGSGPTGVELAGAFAEMKKDILPRDYPHMNFNDLKIILISSTETPLQTMSEEAQAKSDQYLHELGVEFLRGEMVTDYNGDIVSMQSGKTIPTNNVIWAAGVTGNIIDGLNPKNIIRNRFVTDRYNRVKGYENIFAIGDIAHMETPNYPTGHPQVANVAINQGKNLGSNILKKLLKDWKEYEYVDRGSMATIGKHRAVVDLPNLKFQGLIAWYFWMFLHLMLILSVRNKIAIFFNWMWSYINKDSSLRLIIIPTKKNNTEQ
- the trmD gene encoding tRNA (guanosine(37)-N1)-methyltransferase TrmD, with the translated sequence MRIDIVSVLPELMQSPFETSILKRAVDKGLVEIHFHHIREWGIGKHRQIDDEPYGGGAGMVMLIEPLDKCLSELKSQRIYDEVIYLTPDGDTLTQRISNTLSIQKNLIFLCGHYKGIDQRVRDLHITKEISIGDYVLTGGELAACVLADSVIRLLPGVLNDEQSALTDSFQDDLLSPPIYTRPAEYKGLKVPDILLSGNSKKIEEWHYEEALRITREKRPDLLGEQ